A genomic region of Streptomyces diastaticus subsp. diastaticus contains the following coding sequences:
- a CDS encoding nucleotide pyrophosphohydrolase, which yields MDAAGRAGRGPEQAGGAAGAGQGGAGPGDAGALTAELLQRRLARFAAAREWGQYHTPKNLAAALSVEASELLEIFQWLTPGQAARIMDDPENAFRVRDEVADVLAYTLQLCEVLGIDALEALAAKIERNERRFPAGPYPLGPEPSAAREVPPRSSAPPHSPE from the coding sequence GTGGACGCGGCGGGGCGTGCGGGACGTGGACCGGAGCAGGCCGGTGGGGCCGCGGGCGCGGGGCAGGGCGGAGCGGGGCCGGGCGACGCGGGCGCGCTCACCGCCGAGCTGCTCCAGCGGCGGCTGGCCCGGTTCGCCGCCGCGCGGGAGTGGGGGCAGTACCACACGCCGAAGAACCTGGCGGCCGCGCTCAGCGTGGAGGCCTCCGAACTCCTGGAGATCTTCCAGTGGCTGACGCCCGGGCAGGCGGCCCGGATCATGGACGATCCGGAGAACGCCTTCCGGGTCCGCGACGAGGTCGCGGACGTGCTCGCCTACACCCTCCAGCTCTGCGAGGTGCTGGGGATCGACGCGCTGGAAGCGCTGGCCGCCAAGATCGAGCGGAACGAGCGCCGCTTCCCCGCAGGCCCGTACCCGCTCGGCCCCGAGCCCTCCGCCGCACGGGAAGTCCCTCCGCGCTCTTCCGCGCCACCTCACTCTCCGGAGTGA
- a CDS encoding biotin transporter BioY translates to MTVPPQLTPGSRGPRRPALPFRPTPVRPSGETVPGPRRSPSDPPPRPDADEQAPQAEPRPAVTELRLSAYAGLRRTRVPLGPLTLLAGPSGSGRSTVLGAYAALAALGSGTHLGKVFPDPAACVPENARPDAQRRRGFRIGCTVDGPVGPVRLDLAVQAEPALRVVGERLTWRGVTLLETALRDPGRRTVQAAWHTAGAAPVTRGPLPDDQLGTALLPLRVAGRTAGERQVLAAAEQVVVALRSVFACDPRPAAMRAPVPVAGGRLLPGCDNLADVLLRTRTECAIRHGLLVSAVREAALRPVHDVLAELRPGGAVEAVLDRGAGPRTPLARLGDGELRHLALALVLLTGPGVLEVDPAAEVPGAYQCLTVLADGLDRDLDARQLRGLVALAGRAVEHGHIRLIGAVRDAGEGAGADPAAVPGATVVDLTPDGAGNG, encoded by the coding sequence ATGACCGTCCCCCCGCAGCTCACTCCCGGCAGCCGCGGCCCCCGCCGCCCCGCCCTCCCCTTCCGCCCCACCCCGGTACGTCCCTCCGGCGAGACCGTCCCCGGGCCCCGCCGGAGCCCCTCGGACCCACCGCCCCGGCCCGACGCCGACGAGCAGGCACCCCAGGCGGAACCACGGCCCGCCGTCACCGAACTGCGCCTCTCCGCCTACGCGGGCCTGCGACGCACCCGCGTCCCCCTCGGGCCCCTCACGCTCCTCGCCGGCCCCAGCGGCAGCGGCCGCAGCACCGTCCTCGGCGCCTACGCCGCCCTCGCCGCGCTCGGCTCCGGCACCCACCTGGGGAAGGTCTTCCCCGATCCGGCCGCCTGCGTCCCGGAGAACGCGCGGCCCGACGCCCAGCGGCGGCGCGGCTTCCGCATCGGCTGCACCGTCGACGGGCCCGTCGGCCCGGTCCGCCTCGACCTCGCCGTGCAGGCCGAACCCGCCCTGCGCGTCGTCGGGGAACGCCTCACCTGGCGGGGTGTCACCCTGCTGGAGACCGCCCTGCGCGACCCGGGGCGGCGCACCGTGCAGGCTGCCTGGCACACCGCCGGTGCGGCGCCGGTGACCCGCGGCCCGCTCCCCGACGACCAGCTCGGCACCGCCCTGCTGCCGCTGCGGGTCGCGGGGCGGACCGCGGGGGAGCGGCAGGTGCTCGCCGCCGCCGAACAGGTCGTGGTCGCCCTGCGCTCCGTCTTCGCCTGCGACCCGCGGCCCGCCGCGATGCGCGCCCCGGTCCCGGTGGCCGGCGGCCGGCTGCTGCCCGGCTGCGACAACCTCGCCGACGTGCTGCTGCGGACCCGTACCGAGTGCGCGATCCGCCACGGCCTGCTCGTCTCCGCCGTCCGTGAGGCCGCGCTCCGCCCGGTCCACGACGTCCTCGCCGAACTGCGCCCCGGCGGCGCGGTGGAAGCCGTCCTCGACCGGGGAGCGGGACCCCGCACCCCGCTGGCCCGCCTCGGCGACGGCGAACTGCGCCACCTGGCGCTCGCCCTCGTCCTCCTCACCGGACCAGGTGTGCTGGAGGTCGACCCGGCGGCCGAGGTGCCCGGCGCCTACCAGTGCCTGACGGTCCTCGCCGACGGGCTCGACCGCGACCTGGACGCCCGGCAGTTGCGCGGACTGGTCGCCCTGGCCGGGCGTGCTGTGGAGCACGGGCACATCCGGCTGATCGGCGCGGTCCGCGACGCCGGGGAGGGCGCCGGGGCCGACCCGGCGGCGGTGCCGGGGGCGACAGTGGTAGACCTGACGCCGGACGGGGCCGGGAACGGATGA
- a CDS encoding cell division protein SepF has translation MNGHDVTDEQWEGLAQVVPLRGRDAWPSWPGHRATPEARTEPRRRFVVMRVNVFSDARDVAETLMTRVPVLLDLSGAETDVAKRVLDFSSGVVFGLGSGMHRVDRNVFLLAPPGTEVQGLVESVTPQS, from the coding sequence GTGAACGGCCACGACGTCACCGATGAGCAGTGGGAGGGCCTGGCCCAGGTCGTACCCCTGCGGGGCCGCGACGCCTGGCCGTCCTGGCCGGGCCACCGCGCCACCCCGGAAGCCCGGACCGAGCCCAGGCGCCGGTTCGTAGTCATGCGGGTCAACGTCTTCTCCGACGCCCGCGACGTCGCCGAGACACTGATGACCCGGGTCCCCGTCCTCCTCGACCTCAGTGGCGCCGAGACCGACGTCGCCAAACGGGTCCTCGACTTCAGCAGCGGAGTCGTCTTCGGCCTCGGCAGCGGAATGCACCGCGTCGACCGGAACGTCTTCCTGCTCGCCCCGCCCGGCACGGAGGTCCAGGGCCTGGTGGAGAGCGTCACCCCGCAGAGCTGA
- a CDS encoding phosphoketolase family protein, whose amino-acid sequence MSEAPDRTGGAQRPAGPSTEEIAALDAHWRAANYLAVGQIYLMDNPLLARPLTPEDIKPRLLGHWGTSPGLNLVYTHLNRVIKDRDLTALAVWGPGHGGPAIVANSWLEGSWSDIYRDTPRDADGMGRLFKQFSFPGGIPSHVAPDVPGSIHEGGELGYALTHAYGAAFDHPGLLVACVIGDGEAETGPLAASWHSDKFLDPVHDGAVLPILHLNGYKIANPTVLARLPEDELDALLRGYGHDPLYVEGDDPATVHRDLAVALDTALDRIAVIQERARGQGAVERPSWPMIVLRTPKGWTGPREVDGLPVENTWRSHQVPLPGVRENAGHRRQLEEWMRSYRPEELFDEDGRPRPEVLRYVPDGDARLGATPYANGGRLTRDLPLPALDGHAVDVAAPGRSSSEPTQVLGGWLEAVLTATADQRDFRLVGPDETASNRLDAVYGATGKTWEEKTLPTDEHLSRDGRVMEVLAEHLCQGWLEGYLLTGRHGLFSCYEAFAHIVDSMVNQHIKWLRASRRLDWRRPVASLNYLLTSHVWRQDHNGFSHQDPGFVDHILNKSPEAVRVYLPPDANTLLAVAGHVLASRDYVNVVVAGKQPTFDWLTLEQARAHCARGAGVWAWAGTEDGTREPDVVLACAGDVPTQEVLAAAKLLRRHLPELSVRVVNVVDVARLMPRGEHPHGMPDAEYDALFTRDKPVVFAYHGYPWLIHRLAYRRHGHGNLHVRGYKEEGTTTTPFDMVVRNDLDRYRLVMDVIDRVPGIGVRAVGLRQAMADTRFRHHHWVREHGRDLPEVAEWSWEG is encoded by the coding sequence ATGAGCGAGGCACCCGACCGCACCGGTGGCGCCCAGCGGCCCGCCGGACCGTCCACCGAGGAGATCGCCGCCCTCGACGCGCACTGGCGCGCCGCCAACTACCTGGCCGTCGGGCAGATCTACCTGATGGACAACCCCCTGCTCGCCCGCCCGCTCACCCCCGAGGACATCAAGCCGAGGCTCCTCGGGCACTGGGGCACCTCGCCGGGACTCAACCTCGTGTACACCCACCTCAACCGGGTGATCAAGGACCGCGACCTGACCGCCCTCGCCGTCTGGGGACCCGGCCACGGCGGCCCCGCGATCGTCGCCAACTCCTGGCTGGAGGGCAGCTGGAGCGACATCTACCGGGACACCCCGCGCGACGCCGACGGCATGGGCCGCCTCTTCAAACAGTTCTCCTTCCCCGGCGGCATCCCCAGCCACGTCGCCCCCGACGTCCCCGGCTCGATCCACGAGGGCGGCGAACTCGGCTACGCCCTCACCCACGCCTACGGCGCCGCCTTCGACCACCCCGGACTCCTCGTGGCCTGCGTCATCGGCGACGGCGAGGCGGAGACCGGCCCGCTCGCCGCCTCCTGGCACTCCGACAAGTTCCTCGACCCCGTCCACGACGGCGCCGTCCTGCCGATCCTCCACCTCAACGGGTACAAGATCGCCAACCCCACGGTCCTCGCCCGGCTCCCCGAGGACGAACTCGACGCCCTGCTGCGCGGCTACGGCCACGACCCGCTGTACGTCGAGGGCGACGACCCCGCCACCGTCCACCGCGACCTCGCCGTCGCCCTGGACACCGCGCTCGACCGGATCGCCGTCATCCAGGAACGCGCCCGGGGACAGGGAGCCGTCGAACGGCCCTCCTGGCCGATGATCGTGCTGCGTACCCCCAAGGGCTGGACGGGTCCGCGCGAGGTCGACGGCCTGCCGGTGGAGAACACCTGGCGCTCCCACCAGGTCCCGCTGCCCGGCGTCCGGGAGAACGCCGGGCACCGGCGCCAACTGGAGGAGTGGATGCGCTCCTACCGGCCGGAGGAGCTCTTCGACGAGGACGGCCGCCCCCGCCCCGAGGTCCTGCGGTACGTCCCCGACGGAGACGCCCGCCTCGGCGCCACCCCGTACGCCAACGGCGGCCGGCTCACCCGCGACCTGCCCCTGCCCGCCCTCGACGGCCATGCCGTGGACGTGGCCGCGCCCGGGCGGAGCAGCAGCGAGCCGACCCAGGTCCTCGGCGGCTGGCTGGAGGCGGTGCTGACGGCCACCGCCGACCAGCGCGACTTCCGCCTGGTCGGTCCCGACGAGACCGCCTCCAACCGGCTGGACGCCGTCTACGGCGCCACCGGCAAGACCTGGGAGGAGAAGACCCTCCCCACCGACGAGCACCTCTCGCGGGACGGCCGCGTCATGGAGGTCCTCGCCGAACACCTCTGCCAGGGATGGCTGGAGGGCTACCTGCTCACCGGCCGGCACGGCCTCTTCTCCTGCTACGAGGCGTTCGCGCACATCGTCGACTCCATGGTCAACCAGCACATCAAGTGGCTGCGCGCCTCCCGCCGGCTCGACTGGCGGCGGCCCGTCGCCTCCCTCAACTACCTGTTGACCTCGCACGTCTGGCGCCAGGACCACAACGGCTTCTCCCACCAGGACCCCGGTTTCGTCGACCACATCCTCAACAAGAGCCCCGAGGCGGTCCGCGTCTACCTGCCGCCGGACGCCAACACCCTGCTCGCCGTCGCCGGACACGTGCTGGCCAGCCGCGACTACGTCAACGTCGTCGTCGCCGGGAAGCAGCCCACCTTCGACTGGCTGACCCTGGAACAGGCCCGCGCCCACTGCGCGCGCGGCGCCGGCGTCTGGGCGTGGGCCGGGACCGAGGACGGCACACGGGAACCGGACGTGGTGCTCGCCTGCGCCGGCGACGTGCCCACCCAGGAGGTGCTGGCCGCCGCCAAGCTGCTCCGCCGCCACCTGCCGGAGCTGAGCGTGCGGGTCGTCAACGTCGTGGACGTGGCGCGGCTGATGCCGCGCGGCGAACACCCGCACGGCATGCCGGACGCCGAGTACGACGCGCTGTTCACCCGCGACAAGCCCGTCGTCTTCGCCTACCACGGCTACCCGTGGCTGATCCACCGGCTGGCCTACCGGCGGCACGGCCACGGAAACCTGCACGTGCGGGGGTACAAGGAGGAGGGGACCACCACCACGCCCTTCGACATGGTGGTCCGCAACGACCTGGACCGGTACCGGCTGGTCATGGACGTCATCGACCGGGTCCCCGGGATCGGCGTGCGGGCGGTCGGGCTGCGGCAGGCGATGGCCGACACCCGCTTCCGCCACCACCACTGGGTCCGCGAGCACGGCCGCGACCTGCCGGAGGTCGCCGAGTGGAGCTGGGAGGGCTGA
- a CDS encoding ATP-binding protein → MSLSYDSTEPTAEAVITTAAAGAAPPVPVPGPGTLAAPEALAPPATPERPRAAPPAGRTAPEAARTVSLTGAPRSGTDGGHAVRVARAGRAAEPAAPAGTLTFDTTRADRLYRLDLRIGADRIDRVRRIAAAHLGHWGLERQTGPLGKALAELLGNVVRHVGEDAPCTVELRLSGRRLTVSVADTCTTMPRRLPRGGGLARIGVLCDSWGSCHTESGKVVWCTRRVDLPQGAAGLPGTPQPLLRGARPCPPPAVSVG, encoded by the coding sequence ATGTCCCTGTCCTACGACAGCACAGAGCCCACGGCCGAAGCCGTGATCACGACCGCCGCCGCCGGGGCCGCGCCCCCGGTGCCGGTCCCGGGCCCCGGCACCCTCGCCGCGCCGGAGGCCCTCGCCCCGCCCGCCACGCCCGAGCGCCCGCGCGCCGCCCCGCCCGCCGGCCGTACGGCGCCCGAGGCGGCCCGTACCGTCTCGCTCACCGGCGCGCCCCGGTCGGGCACCGACGGCGGCCACGCCGTCCGCGTCGCGCGCGCGGGGCGCGCCGCCGAGCCGGCCGCCCCGGCCGGGACGCTCACCTTCGACACCACCCGCGCCGACCGGCTCTACCGCCTCGACCTCAGGATCGGCGCCGACCGGATCGACCGGGTCCGGCGCATCGCCGCCGCCCACCTCGGCCACTGGGGCCTGGAACGCCAGACCGGACCGCTCGGCAAGGCACTGGCCGAACTCCTCGGCAACGTCGTCCGGCACGTCGGCGAGGACGCCCCCTGCACGGTCGAACTCCGGCTCAGCGGGCGGCGGCTGACCGTCTCCGTCGCGGACACCTGCACCACGATGCCCCGGCGCCTGCCGCGCGGCGGCGGACTCGCGAGGATCGGTGTGCTCTGCGACAGCTGGGGCAGTTGTCACACGGAGAGCGGGAAGGTCGTCTGGTGCACCCGGCGCGTCGACCTCCCGCAGGGCGCGGCCGGCCTCCCCGGCACCCCGCAGCCGCTGCTGCGCGGCGCGCGCCCCTGCCCGCCGCCCGCCGTCAGCGTGGGCTGA
- a CDS encoding DUF6328 family protein, with the protein MGTGRTETREERADRQWSELLQELRVAQTGVQVLFAFLLAVAFQPRFEDLGQTDRAIYVVTVVLAAATAAALIGPVSYHRLLTGRRLKPQTVVWASRLTVLGLMLLLCTMCAALLLVLRVTLRDSLAFWLVAATAVWFVLCWFVFPVLALMRDTRTG; encoded by the coding sequence GTGGGCACGGGACGCACCGAGACCCGGGAGGAGCGGGCGGACCGTCAGTGGTCCGAGCTGCTCCAGGAACTGAGGGTCGCCCAGACGGGCGTCCAGGTGCTCTTCGCCTTCCTGCTCGCGGTCGCCTTCCAGCCCCGCTTCGAGGACCTGGGGCAGACCGACCGCGCCATCTACGTCGTCACCGTCGTCCTCGCGGCCGCCACCGCCGCCGCCCTCATCGGGCCGGTCTCCTACCACCGGCTCCTCACCGGCCGCCGCCTCAAACCCCAGACCGTGGTCTGGGCCTCCCGGCTGACCGTGCTGGGCCTGATGCTGCTGCTCTGCACGATGTGTGCGGCCCTGCTGCTCGTCCTGCGCGTCACCCTGCGCGACTCCCTGGCGTTCTGGCTGGTGGCCGCGACGGCGGTGTGGTTCGTGCTGTGCTGGTTCGTCTTCCCGGTTCTCGCCCTGATGCGGGACACCCGGACCGGCTGA
- a CDS encoding LutC/YkgG family protein, whose product MNARETVLGRVRDALTLAPQPEAEVPRAYRTGRTLPDDERLALFVDRLVDYKAEVHTCTAERTAATVARVLASRGARHVGVPPGLDRAWLAAFGGTVQEDRADIPAPSLDALDGVVTASRVSCAETGTIFLDGEPDQGRRALSLVPDLHVCVVDLSSVAVGVPEALARLTPHRPTTLISGPSATSDIELERVEGVHGPRTLDVVIRTDA is encoded by the coding sequence GTGAACGCACGAGAGACCGTCCTCGGCCGCGTCCGGGACGCGCTGACGCTCGCCCCCCAGCCGGAGGCCGAGGTCCCGCGTGCCTACCGCACCGGCCGCACCCTGCCCGACGACGAACGCCTGGCCCTCTTCGTCGACCGGCTCGTCGACTACAAGGCCGAGGTGCACACCTGCACCGCCGAGCGGACCGCCGCCACCGTGGCACGGGTCCTCGCCTCGCGCGGCGCCCGGCACGTCGGCGTCCCGCCGGGACTCGACCGCGCCTGGCTGGCCGCGTTCGGCGGAACCGTGCAGGAGGACCGCGCGGACATCCCCGCGCCGAGCCTGGACGCGCTCGACGGCGTGGTCACCGCCTCCCGGGTGAGCTGCGCCGAGACCGGCACGATCTTCCTGGACGGCGAGCCGGACCAGGGCCGCCGCGCCCTCTCGCTCGTCCCCGACCTGCACGTCTGCGTGGTCGACCTCTCCTCGGTGGCGGTCGGGGTGCCCGAGGCGCTGGCCCGGCTCACCCCGCACCGGCCCACCACGCTCATCAGCGGACCGTCGGCCACCTCCGACATCGAGCTGGAGCGGGTCGAGGGCGTCCACGGGCCCCGCACCCTCGACGTGGTCATCCGCACCGACGCCTGA
- a CDS encoding LutB/LldF family L-lactate oxidation iron-sulfur protein, producing MSSTFLGMPAAPPRSPYGSGNLRGDEKFPKAAHHELRNDQLRRNLRKATHTIRAKRLDVTAELPDWEALRETGAAVKTDTMNRLPELLEQLERKVTEAGGTVHWARDADEANAIVTRLVAATGSEEVIKVKSMATQEIGLNEHLESRGVTAHETDLAELIVQLAHDKPSHILVPAIHRNREEIREIFLEEIPGVDPELHAVPAELAAAARAYLREKFMTTKVAISGANFGIAETGTLSVVESEGNGRMCLTLPETLITVMGIEKVLPRYQDLEVFFQLLPRSSTGERMNPYTSLWTGVTPGDGPQEFHLVLLDNGRTAALADSVGREALNCIRCSACLNVCPVYERAGGHAYGSTYPGPIGAVLTPQLAGMHAAKDDPNSSLPYASSLCGACFDACPVKIDIPSLLVELRHQNTEQSGRTVERAAMKAAAAVMARPGLYTTAQKAAGLGRVVAGRDEKITRLPAPFDGWSESRDLAAPPKQTFRDWFASAEGRDTLDAAAREGAGRRQAADGTPPATDDSEEQR from the coding sequence ATGAGCAGCACCTTCCTCGGTATGCCCGCCGCCCCGCCCCGCTCCCCCTACGGTTCGGGCAACCTGCGCGGCGACGAGAAGTTCCCGAAGGCCGCCCACCACGAACTGCGCAACGACCAGCTCCGCCGGAACCTCCGCAAGGCCACCCACACCATCCGGGCGAAGCGGCTGGACGTCACCGCCGAGCTCCCCGACTGGGAGGCGCTGCGCGAGACGGGCGCCGCCGTCAAGACCGACACCATGAACCGCCTGCCCGAACTGCTGGAACAGCTGGAGCGGAAGGTCACCGAGGCGGGCGGCACGGTCCACTGGGCCCGGGACGCCGACGAGGCCAACGCCATCGTGACCCGCCTGGTCGCCGCCACCGGCAGCGAGGAGGTCATCAAGGTCAAGTCGATGGCCACCCAGGAGATCGGCCTCAACGAACACCTGGAGAGCCGGGGAGTCACCGCCCACGAGACCGACCTGGCCGAGCTGATCGTGCAGCTCGCCCACGACAAGCCCTCGCACATCCTGGTCCCGGCGATCCACCGCAACCGCGAGGAGATCCGCGAGATCTTCCTCGAGGAGATCCCCGGCGTCGACCCGGAGCTGCACGCCGTCCCCGCCGAACTCGCCGCCGCCGCCCGCGCGTACCTCCGCGAGAAGTTCATGACCACCAAGGTCGCGATCTCGGGCGCCAACTTCGGCATCGCCGAGACCGGCACCCTCTCGGTGGTCGAGTCCGAGGGCAACGGACGGATGTGCCTGACGCTGCCCGAGACCCTGATCACCGTCATGGGCATCGAGAAGGTCCTGCCGCGCTACCAGGACCTCGAGGTCTTCTTCCAGTTGCTGCCGCGTTCCTCGACCGGCGAGCGGATGAACCCGTACACCTCCCTGTGGACCGGGGTCACGCCGGGCGACGGGCCGCAGGAGTTCCACCTCGTCCTGCTCGACAACGGACGCACCGCCGCCCTCGCCGACTCGGTCGGCCGCGAGGCGCTGAACTGCATCCGCTGCTCCGCCTGCCTCAACGTCTGCCCGGTCTACGAACGGGCCGGCGGGCACGCCTACGGCTCGACCTACCCCGGACCGATCGGCGCTGTCCTCACCCCGCAACTGGCCGGTATGCACGCCGCCAAGGACGACCCGAACAGCTCGCTGCCGTACGCCTCCAGCCTCTGCGGAGCCTGCTTCGACGCCTGCCCGGTGAAGATCGACATCCCCTCGCTCCTGGTGGAGCTGCGCCACCAGAACACCGAGCAGTCCGGGCGCACCGTCGAACGGGCGGCGATGAAGGCGGCGGCCGCCGTGATGGCGCGGCCGGGGCTGTACACCACGGCGCAGAAGGCGGCCGGGCTCGGCCGCGTCGTCGCCGGCCGGGACGAGAAGATCACCCGCCTGCCCGCGCCCTTCGACGGCTGGAGCGAGAGCCGCGACCTCGCCGCCCCGCCGAAGCAGACCTTCCGCGACTGGTTCGCCTCCGCCGAGGGCCGCGACACCCTGGACGCCGCCGCCCGCGAAGGGGCCGGTCGGCGTCAGGCGGCCGACGGCACCCCACCCGCCACCGACGACAGCGAGGAGCAGCGGTGA
- a CDS encoding (Fe-S)-binding protein, protein MRIGLFATCLGDTLYPDAVKSTAVLLARLGHEVIFPPGQTCCGQMHVNTGYQREPVPLVRNYAEQFGDSAIEAVVMPSGSCAGSVRHQHEIIAERYGDAALRSGVATVKAKTYELSELLVDVLQVTDVGAHFPHRVTYHPTCHSLRMLRVGDKPLQLLRAVDAIDLVELPEADACCGFGGTFALKNADTSSAMLKDKLAHVTGTGADVCTAGDSSCLMHIGGGLSRIRSGTRTLHLAQILASTRTAPHVLPEAAR, encoded by the coding sequence ATGCGTATCGGACTCTTCGCCACGTGCCTGGGAGACACGCTCTACCCCGACGCGGTGAAGTCGACCGCCGTCCTGCTCGCCCGCCTGGGACACGAGGTGATTTTCCCGCCGGGCCAGACCTGCTGCGGCCAGATGCACGTCAACACCGGCTACCAGCGCGAACCGGTCCCGCTGGTCCGCAACTACGCCGAACAGTTCGGGGATTCCGCGATCGAGGCGGTCGTGATGCCCTCGGGCTCCTGCGCCGGGTCGGTCCGCCACCAGCACGAGATCATCGCCGAGCGGTACGGCGACGCGGCGCTGCGCTCCGGCGTCGCCACGGTGAAGGCGAAGACGTACGAGCTCTCCGAACTCCTCGTCGACGTCCTCCAAGTCACCGATGTCGGCGCCCACTTCCCGCACCGCGTCACCTACCACCCCACCTGTCACTCCCTGCGGATGCTGCGGGTCGGCGACAAACCGCTGCAGCTGCTGCGCGCCGTCGACGCCATCGATCTGGTGGAGCTGCCGGAGGCCGACGCCTGCTGCGGTTTCGGCGGCACCTTCGCGCTCAAGAACGCCGACACCTCCTCGGCGATGCTGAAGGACAAGCTCGCCCACGTCACGGGCACCGGCGCCGACGTCTGCACGGCCGGGGACTCCTCCTGCCTGATGCACATCGGCGGCGGCCTCTCCCGCATCCGGTCCGGCACCCGTACGCTCCACCTCGCCCAGATCCTCGCCAGCACCCGCACCGCGCCCCACGTCCTGCCGGAGGCCGCCCGATGA